A single region of the Arthrobacter sp. zg-Y820 genome encodes:
- the pgm gene encoding phosphoglucomutase (alpha-D-glucose-1,6-bisphosphate-dependent) yields MSTRAGTVAQPSDLVNLTALLDAYYDVTPDMQDPAQRVVFGTSGHRGSSLNGAFNEPHIAAITQAIVEYRTGQGITGPLFMGKDTHALSEPAQNTALEVLAGNGVNVLIDSRNGFTPTPALSHAILKHNTGRTEEADGIIITPSHNPPADGGFKYNPPTGGPAGSEATNWIANRANELLEDGLRGVRRIPLGEARLADSVGTYDFLQNYVEDLPSVLNLDAIRESGLHIGADPLGGASVDYWGAIAEMHQLNLSVVNPNVDPQWAFMTLDWDEKIRMDCSSPDAMASLISRANEYDIATGNDADADRHGIVTPDAGLMNPNHYLAVAIDYLYRNRSGWPKDAVVGKTLVSSSMIDRVTGDLGRTLMEVPVGFKWFVPGLLSGEAAFGGEESAGASFLRLDGKAWTTDKDGILLALLASEITAVTGKTPSQRYRELTAKFGDPEYARVDAPASREQKAALAKLSPSDVTATTLAGEDITARLTEAPGNGAPIGGLKVTTENAWFAARPSGTEDVYKIYAESFKGVEHLRTVQAEAKAIVDGVIS; encoded by the coding sequence ATGTCTACCCGAGCTGGCACAGTTGCCCAACCCTCCGACCTTGTGAACCTGACGGCACTCCTGGATGCCTACTACGACGTCACGCCGGACATGCAGGACCCCGCGCAGCGGGTCGTCTTCGGCACGTCGGGTCACCGCGGCTCGTCCCTGAACGGGGCCTTCAACGAACCGCACATCGCCGCCATCACGCAGGCGATTGTTGAGTACCGCACCGGACAGGGCATCACCGGTCCGCTGTTCATGGGCAAGGACACCCACGCCCTGTCGGAGCCGGCGCAGAACACCGCCCTGGAGGTTCTCGCCGGCAACGGCGTGAACGTGCTGATCGATTCCCGCAACGGCTTCACGCCCACTCCGGCGCTGAGCCACGCGATCCTGAAGCACAACACCGGCCGCACCGAGGAGGCCGACGGCATCATCATCACGCCCTCGCACAATCCTCCGGCAGACGGCGGTTTCAAGTACAACCCGCCCACCGGCGGCCCCGCCGGTTCCGAGGCCACCAATTGGATCGCCAACCGCGCCAATGAACTGCTGGAGGACGGGCTGCGCGGCGTGCGGCGCATTCCGCTCGGCGAGGCGCGGCTGGCCGACTCGGTGGGCACCTACGACTTCCTGCAGAACTACGTCGAGGACCTTCCGTCGGTCCTGAACCTGGACGCGATCCGCGAATCCGGCCTGCACATCGGCGCCGATCCCCTGGGCGGCGCCTCCGTGGACTACTGGGGTGCCATCGCGGAGATGCACCAGCTGAACCTGAGCGTGGTCAACCCCAACGTGGACCCGCAGTGGGCGTTCATGACCCTGGACTGGGACGAGAAGATCCGCATGGACTGCTCCTCCCCCGATGCGATGGCCTCGCTGATCTCGCGCGCCAACGAATATGACATTGCCACCGGCAATGACGCCGACGCCGACCGCCACGGGATTGTCACGCCCGACGCCGGGCTGATGAACCCCAACCACTACCTCGCCGTCGCCATCGACTACCTCTACCGGAACCGCTCCGGCTGGCCGAAGGACGCGGTGGTGGGAAAGACCTTGGTGTCCTCCTCGATGATCGACCGCGTGACCGGCGATCTGGGCCGAACCCTGATGGAGGTCCCGGTGGGCTTCAAGTGGTTTGTTCCGGGACTGCTCTCCGGTGAAGCGGCCTTCGGCGGCGAAGAATCCGCCGGCGCGTCCTTCCTGCGCCTGGACGGCAAGGCCTGGACCACCGACAAGGACGGCATCCTGCTGGCCCTGCTGGCCTCGGAGATCACCGCGGTGACGGGCAAGACGCCGTCACAGCGGTACCGGGAGCTGACCGCAAAGTTCGGCGATCCCGAGTACGCCCGCGTGGACGCCCCGGCCAGCCGCGAGCAGAAGGCGGCGCTGGCGAAGCTCTCGCCCTCGGACGTCACCGCCACCACCCTGGCCGGCGAGGACATCACGGCGCGCCTGACCGAGGCGCCGGGCAACGGCGCACCCATCGGCGGCCTGAAGGTCACCACCGAGAATGCCTGGTTTGCCGCCCGCCCCTCGGGCACCGAGGACGTGTACAAGATCTACGCCGAATCCTTCAAGGGCGTGGAACACCTGCGCACCGTCCAGGCCGAGGCCAAGGCCATTGTGGACGGCGTCATTTCCTAG
- the pheA gene encoding prephenate dehydratase, with product MSASPSTGAGSETEGLIYTYLGPEGTFTEAALLQVPGADASERIPATSVNTALEMVRSGRADAAVVPIENSVEGGVSATLDAISAGDALRIRREILVPITFVLAARPGLDLAGITTVSTHSHAWAQCRNWAEINIPQAEYLPASSTAAAATGLLSPGAGYDAAICSPLVAERLGLNVIRTDIGDVADAVTRFVLLSRPAALPAPTGADKTTLVVPLPEDHPGALMEILDQFSARGVNLSRIESRPTGLFLGDYFFSIDADGHINDARMADALKGLHRISPNLRFLGSYPRADHREPEIPKHTSDEAFRSADRWLQGLLDG from the coding sequence ATGAGTGCTTCGCCCAGCACCGGTGCCGGCAGCGAAACCGAGGGCCTGATTTACACCTATTTGGGCCCCGAGGGCACCTTCACGGAGGCCGCCCTGCTGCAGGTTCCGGGTGCGGATGCGTCGGAGCGCATTCCCGCCACCAGCGTGAACACCGCCTTGGAAATGGTCCGCAGCGGCCGCGCCGATGCTGCAGTGGTGCCCATTGAAAACTCGGTGGAGGGCGGCGTCAGTGCCACCCTGGACGCCATTTCGGCCGGCGATGCGCTGCGCATCCGGCGCGAAATCCTGGTTCCCATCACCTTCGTCCTGGCCGCACGGCCCGGACTGGACCTGGCCGGCATCACCACCGTCTCCACGCACTCCCATGCCTGGGCCCAATGCCGGAACTGGGCGGAAATAAACATTCCGCAGGCGGAATATCTCCCCGCGTCGTCGACCGCGGCCGCAGCGACGGGCCTCCTCTCCCCGGGGGCCGGGTACGACGCCGCCATCTGTTCGCCGTTGGTGGCGGAGCGGCTGGGCCTGAACGTGATCCGCACCGACATCGGCGACGTGGCCGACGCCGTGACCCGCTTCGTGCTCCTGAGCCGGCCCGCTGCCCTGCCGGCGCCCACCGGGGCCGACAAGACCACTCTCGTGGTGCCGCTGCCGGAGGACCATCCCGGTGCGCTGATGGAAATCCTGGACCAGTTTTCCGCCCGCGGGGTGAACCTGAGCCGGATTGAGTCGCGGCCCACCGGGCTGTTCCTGGGCGACTACTTCTTCAGCATTGACGCCGACGGCCACATCAATGATGCCCGGATGGCCGACGCCCTGAAGGGCCTGCACCGGATCAGCCCGAACCTGCGGTTCCTGGGCTCCTACCCCCGGGCTGACCACCGCGAGCCCGAAATTCCAAAGCACACCAGCGACGAGGCCTTCCGCTCGGCGGACCGCTGGCTTCAGGGCCTGCTCGACGGCTAA
- a CDS encoding amidase yields the protein MSAPPLPGPTSPSTEPTALQWRDRLASGEVSAREVTGYFLRRIEERNPALGAFLLPTPEPALREAAAADERFARGEPLGLLHGMPLAHKDLTDVAGIPTTLGTAALEPYVPAEDGPLPAVLRGAGAISLGKTQVPEFGLSSYSENFIGAPARNPLDPMRSPGGSSGGSAAAVAAGMIPFAPGTDGGGSVRIPAAATGLVGLKPNRGRVPAGGGQNDLGQFVVAGPLARNAADAGLLLDAMVAGPNHHATSAAPFEGSFLAAAQRAAGRFRIGVSTLSPFSSRLEIVLDPEAVQALTTGIRALTAAGHDVVDAELSYDERYPEAFQTVWTASLATLVLPEGAERRLTPLTAAVRRRALQRSAGELASALDVLRRFEEDTIRAYSAYDMILTPALGQTPRPVGWYWENPPEAGFPDEEALGLEDYARQCRYSPFTSMVNVCGLPAISVPTLRTPDGLSMGIQLIGRPGAEAQLLAVAAQLES from the coding sequence ATGTCCGCTCCGCCGCTTCCCGGTCCGACTTCACCGTCGACTGAGCCCACTGCCCTGCAGTGGCGGGACCGCCTCGCCTCGGGTGAAGTCAGCGCCCGCGAGGTGACCGGCTATTTCCTCCGGCGCATCGAGGAACGAAATCCGGCACTGGGCGCCTTCCTGCTGCCCACTCCGGAACCCGCCCTGCGGGAGGCGGCGGCGGCCGATGAACGATTTGCCCGCGGCGAGCCCCTGGGGCTGCTTCACGGCATGCCGCTGGCCCACAAGGATCTGACCGATGTTGCCGGAATACCCACCACGCTGGGCACCGCCGCCCTGGAACCGTATGTTCCGGCCGAGGACGGCCCCCTCCCCGCCGTCCTGCGCGGCGCCGGGGCCATCAGCCTGGGCAAGACCCAGGTTCCGGAGTTCGGGCTCAGCAGCTACAGCGAGAATTTCATCGGCGCTCCGGCCCGGAACCCCCTGGACCCGATGCGAAGCCCGGGCGGCTCCAGCGGCGGCAGCGCCGCGGCCGTGGCAGCGGGCATGATTCCATTCGCGCCGGGCACTGACGGCGGCGGATCGGTGCGCATTCCGGCCGCGGCCACCGGACTGGTGGGCTTGAAACCGAACCGCGGGCGGGTGCCGGCCGGAGGTGGCCAGAACGACCTGGGCCAGTTTGTGGTGGCCGGACCCCTGGCGCGCAACGCCGCGGATGCGGGGCTGCTGCTGGACGCCATGGTCGCCGGCCCCAACCATCATGCGACGTCGGCCGCGCCCTTCGAGGGCAGCTTCCTGGCCGCGGCCCAGCGGGCCGCAGGGCGTTTCCGGATCGGAGTGAGCACCCTCTCGCCGTTCTCCTCGCGCCTGGAGATCGTCCTGGATCCCGAGGCGGTGCAGGCACTCACCACCGGCATCCGCGCGCTCACCGCAGCCGGCCATGACGTGGTTGACGCCGAACTCAGCTACGACGAGCGCTATCCGGAGGCTTTCCAGACGGTGTGGACGGCCTCGCTCGCCACCTTGGTCCTGCCCGAGGGCGCCGAGCGGAGGCTGACACCGCTCACGGCGGCGGTCCGCCGTCGGGCCCTGCAGCGTTCGGCCGGGGAGCTGGCGTCGGCGCTGGATGTCCTGCGCCGCTTCGAAGAGGACACCATCCGCGCCTACAGCGCCTATGACATGATCCTCACTCCGGCGCTGGGCCAAACTCCGCGCCCGGTGGGCTGGTACTGGGAAAACCCGCCCGAAGCCGGATTTCCGGACGAAGAGGCACTGGGCTTGGAGGACTACGCCCGGCAGTGCCGCTACTCGCCCTTCACATCGATGGTCAATGTGTGCGGACTCCCGGCCATCTCCGTACCGACCCTGAGAACGCCGGACGGCCTGTCCATGGGCATTCAACTGATCGGACGGCCCGGCGCAGAGGCCCAGCTGTTGGCCGTCGCCGCGCAGTTGGAATCCTAA
- a CDS encoding peptide MFS transporter — MSSNPSTSAAPSARKSFFGHPRMLANLFSVELWERFSFYGMQGILLYYMYYSVADGGLGIDMAVATGLVGAYGGGVYLSTILGAWVADRLLGSERVLFYSAIIIVLGHISLAVLPGAAGLAAGLILIALGSGGLKANATSLVGTLYTETDERRDAGFSIFYMGINLGALVGPILTGLVQNKFGFHFGFGLAAVGMVIGLTQYALTRKHLPEAAHLVSNPLPRPLFTKVIAGTVAALVLIVLAVFFGLLTAENLAPVMATLAILASIGYFVVILTSKKVNRIERRRVYSFIPMFVASAAFWALFQQQFTVVAIYADSSLDRTLFGWEMPPSFVQSINPVFIIIFAAVFAALWTKLGDKQPSSPLKFAMGLAVMGLAFLAFIPFSGGAPNSTPLLALAGILLLFTFAELFLSPIGLSVATKLAPAVFRTQMVALFFLSVSLGTTMAGWLAQFYDPATEVSYFAFSGITAIVLGAALVVATPAIKKLMSGVR, encoded by the coding sequence GTGAGTTCTAATCCCAGCACCTCAGCCGCCCCGTCGGCCCGAAAGTCCTTCTTTGGCCATCCCCGCATGTTGGCGAACCTCTTCAGCGTCGAGCTGTGGGAACGGTTCTCCTTCTACGGCATGCAGGGCATCCTGCTGTACTACATGTACTACTCAGTCGCCGACGGCGGCCTGGGTATCGACATGGCCGTCGCCACCGGACTTGTCGGCGCCTACGGCGGTGGCGTTTACCTGTCCACCATTCTCGGTGCCTGGGTTGCGGACCGCCTGCTGGGCTCGGAACGTGTCCTGTTCTACTCGGCGATCATCATCGTGCTGGGCCACATCTCCCTGGCCGTGCTTCCGGGCGCGGCGGGACTGGCCGCCGGCCTGATCCTGATCGCCCTCGGTTCCGGCGGCCTGAAGGCCAACGCAACCTCGCTTGTTGGCACCCTCTACACAGAGACGGATGAGCGCCGCGACGCCGGGTTCTCCATCTTCTACATGGGCATCAACCTCGGCGCCCTCGTCGGCCCCATCCTGACCGGCCTCGTCCAGAACAAGTTCGGCTTCCACTTCGGCTTCGGCCTGGCCGCCGTCGGCATGGTCATCGGCCTGACCCAGTACGCCCTGACCCGCAAGCACCTGCCCGAGGCCGCCCATCTGGTCAGCAACCCGCTGCCGCGCCCGCTGTTCACCAAGGTGATCGCCGGAACGGTGGCCGCGCTCGTGCTGATCGTCCTGGCCGTGTTCTTCGGCCTGCTGACCGCGGAAAACCTGGCTCCGGTCATGGCCACCCTGGCCATCCTGGCGTCCATTGGCTACTTCGTGGTGATCCTGACGAGCAAGAAGGTCAACAGGATTGAGCGCCGCCGCGTCTACTCCTTCATTCCGATGTTCGTGGCCAGCGCCGCCTTCTGGGCCCTGTTCCAGCAGCAGTTCACCGTGGTGGCCATCTACGCCGACTCCTCGCTGGACCGCACCCTGTTCGGCTGGGAAATGCCGCCCAGCTTCGTGCAGTCCATCAACCCCGTGTTCATCATCATTTTCGCCGCGGTCTTCGCTGCACTCTGGACCAAGCTGGGCGACAAGCAGCCGTCTTCCCCGCTGAAGTTCGCCATGGGCCTGGCCGTCATGGGCCTGGCGTTCCTCGCCTTCATCCCGTTCTCCGGCGGCGCCCCGAACAGCACGCCGCTGCTGGCCCTGGCCGGCATCCTGCTGCTGTTCACGTTTGCCGAGCTGTTCCTGTCCCCGATCGGCCTGTCAGTGGCGACCAAGCTGGCGCCGGCTGTCTTCCGGACCCAGATGGTGGCCCTGTTCTTCCTGTCCGTCTCCTTGGGCACCACCATGGCCGGCTGGCTGGCACAGTTCTACGACCCGGCCACCGAGGTCAGCTACTTCGCGTTCAGCGGCATCACCGCCATCGTCCTGGGCGCCGCCCTGGTCGTGGCTACGCCCGCCATCAAGAAGCTGATGAGCGGCGTGCGCTAA
- a CDS encoding rhodanese-like domain-containing protein, with protein sequence MENVSVGEISSDAKILDVREDYEWEAGHIDGALHIPLDSLPERLNDLDPDQDLAVICRSGGRSARATAWLESHGYSAVNVTGGMGAWLEAGKPMVSDNGQDPTVV encoded by the coding sequence ATGGAAAACGTATCAGTAGGCGAGATCAGCAGCGATGCCAAGATTCTGGACGTTCGGGAGGACTACGAATGGGAAGCGGGGCACATCGACGGCGCCCTCCACATTCCTCTCGACTCCCTGCCCGAACGCCTCAATGACCTGGACCCGGACCAGGATCTCGCCGTCATCTGCCGGTCCGGCGGCCGCAGCGCGCGAGCCACTGCCTGGCTGGAATCCCACGGCTACTCGGCTGTGAATGTCACCGGCGGCATGGGTGCGTGGCTGGAAGCCGGAAAGCCCATGGTCTCCGACAACGGGCAGGACCCCACGGTCGTATGA
- a CDS encoding DNA topoisomerase IB: MRLRRSNCEHPGYSRLRRGRGFSYRGLRGDVLKDRETLERIRALAIPPAWTDVWISPYANGHIQATGTDAAGRRQYIYHLHWRELKDREKFDRSLAFAQALPAARRLITKHLRTDGAGPQRAYAAALRIVDAGALRIGGERYAEVNGSYGTTTLRVEHVTVQGAEVKFDFPGKSGQEWHTSIADPDLVAALEPMLARPKPDTALAYQDGDGGWHSITGASLNAFLKEVTGGDFTAKDFRTWQATVVAAMHLARAFPAASTQKAKQQAAAATARKVAEHLGNTPAVARKSYIDPRVVDRFFGGEVIDVGGFSASETAVRLMLTP, from the coding sequence ATGCGGCTGCGGCGGAGCAACTGTGAGCATCCGGGATATTCGCGGCTGCGCCGGGGGCGCGGTTTCAGCTACCGCGGGCTGCGCGGCGACGTACTGAAAGACCGGGAAACCCTGGAGCGGATCCGCGCCCTGGCCATTCCTCCTGCCTGGACGGACGTCTGGATAAGCCCTTATGCCAACGGTCACATCCAGGCGACCGGGACGGATGCCGCCGGTCGCCGGCAATACATCTACCACCTGCACTGGCGGGAACTGAAGGACCGGGAGAAGTTTGACCGGTCCCTGGCCTTTGCCCAGGCCCTGCCGGCGGCCAGGCGCCTGATCACCAAGCATCTGCGCACCGACGGTGCCGGTCCGCAGCGCGCTTATGCCGCGGCCCTGCGGATTGTCGACGCCGGAGCCCTGCGCATCGGCGGGGAGCGGTATGCCGAGGTCAACGGCTCCTACGGAACCACCACGCTGCGCGTGGAGCACGTCACGGTGCAGGGGGCCGAGGTGAAGTTCGATTTCCCGGGTAAGAGCGGGCAGGAGTGGCACACCTCGATTGCGGATCCGGACCTGGTGGCTGCCCTGGAGCCCATGCTCGCCCGTCCGAAGCCCGACACCGCGCTGGCCTATCAGGACGGTGACGGAGGATGGCACAGCATCACCGGCGCCTCGCTGAACGCCTTCCTGAAGGAGGTCACCGGCGGGGACTTCACGGCCAAGGATTTCCGCACCTGGCAGGCCACGGTGGTGGCCGCGATGCACCTGGCCCGGGCGTTCCCGGCGGCGTCCACGCAGAAAGCCAAGCAGCAGGCCGCGGCCGCCACGGCACGTAAAGTGGCCGAACACCTCGGCAATACCCCCGCCGTGGCCCGGAAATCCTACATCGACCCGCGGGTGGTGGACCGGTTCTTCGGCGGCGAGGTCATCGACGTGGGCGGGTTCTCCGCCTCCGAAACGGCCGTCCGGCTGATGCTCACCCCCTGA
- a CDS encoding diacylglycerol kinase family protein → MPTPEILLLALLITVLTAGVVWAAVRRRRRLAAERPVFKPLAPGHQRVAMVLNPVKVQAPAARVLLAEACELAGWDPPLILETTRESPGWEQARHALQLGADVVVAAGGDGTIREVARALANAPAALGLLPLGTGNLLARNLGLPVADLPASVRAALHGQERRIDMGTMTLENSVTGQGSSSAFLVMGGIGLDAEVLAATRDDLKKRVGWMAYSEAGVRLLPGRRTKMSISVDGEPPRVRKVRSILFANIGRLPAGIDFIPEARMDDGLLDVVVMSPRGLAGWLWLAGKVVTKYPKDIPVIDHRRARTVEIRVGQPTRTQLDGDVTGAATSVRVQVNPLALLVRAPAPEQQRPRPFGSRSKAEAGQP, encoded by the coding sequence ATGCCCACACCCGAGATCCTCCTGCTTGCACTCCTGATAACCGTCCTGACGGCGGGTGTGGTTTGGGCGGCAGTCCGACGGCGGCGCCGGCTGGCTGCGGAACGCCCCGTCTTCAAACCGCTGGCCCCGGGGCACCAGAGAGTTGCCATGGTGCTCAACCCGGTCAAGGTCCAGGCCCCGGCGGCGCGGGTGCTGCTGGCTGAGGCGTGCGAGCTGGCCGGTTGGGATCCTCCCCTGATCCTCGAGACCACCAGGGAAAGCCCCGGCTGGGAACAGGCGCGGCATGCCCTGCAGCTGGGGGCCGACGTCGTGGTGGCGGCCGGCGGCGACGGCACCATCCGGGAAGTTGCCCGCGCCCTGGCCAACGCCCCGGCCGCGCTGGGGCTGCTGCCGCTGGGCACCGGCAATCTGCTGGCGCGGAACCTGGGCCTGCCGGTCGCGGATCTGCCGGCCTCGGTCCGCGCGGCGCTGCACGGCCAGGAACGCCGCATCGACATGGGCACCATGACGCTGGAGAATTCCGTCACCGGGCAGGGCAGCAGCAGCGCGTTCCTGGTGATGGGCGGCATCGGACTGGATGCCGAAGTGCTCGCGGCGACCCGCGACGACCTGAAAAAACGCGTCGGCTGGATGGCCTACAGCGAGGCCGGCGTGCGGCTGCTGCCCGGACGCCGGACGAAAATGAGCATCTCCGTGGACGGAGAACCTCCGCGGGTGCGCAAGGTGCGCAGCATCCTCTTTGCGAACATCGGGCGGCTTCCCGCCGGAATCGACTTCATTCCCGAAGCCCGCATGGACGACGGGCTGCTGGATGTGGTGGTCATGAGTCCGCGGGGCCTGGCCGGGTGGCTCTGGCTGGCGGGCAAGGTGGTCACCAAGTATCCGAAGGACATCCCCGTCATCGATCACCGCCGGGCCCGGACAGTGGAAATCCGGGTGGGGCAGCCAACCCGAACCCAGCTGGACGGTGATGTCACGGGGGCGGCCACGAGCGTTCGGGTCCAAGTGAATCCCCTGGCGCTGCTGGTCCGCGCGCCCGCACCGGAGCAGCAGCGGCCCCGCCCGTTCGGCAGCCGCAGCAAGGCGGAAGCAGGGCAGCCTTAA
- a CDS encoding SDR family NAD(P)-dependent oxidoreductase codes for MGISVSGRTVLITGAAMGMGRLYAERAVRDGAAHVVLWDRNTDALEAAAAELREPGGSAVHSFALDVSSQPEVAAAAERVLAEVGVPDVLINNAGIVRGKYFWEHTAADIDAVMQVNAVAPMQITRAFLPQMIARRTPVRILNVASASGTLSVPKMSVYAASKWAVIGWSDSLRLELNEAGNGHIQVTTLIPSYIKTGMFAGARGPLMTPLMEPQYVVDRAWAALMEGKARIQLPWTVPLGSALRGLLPQPLWDVVAGRVFKVYQSMDHFTGRPEAPPAAAPAGAPAGAGSPESHR; via the coding sequence ATGGGCATATCAGTTTCGGGCCGCACGGTACTCATCACCGGCGCGGCCATGGGCATGGGGCGGCTGTACGCCGAACGGGCCGTGCGCGACGGCGCCGCGCACGTGGTCCTGTGGGACCGCAACACCGATGCCCTGGAGGCCGCGGCGGCGGAGCTGCGGGAGCCGGGCGGCAGTGCTGTCCATTCCTTTGCCCTGGACGTCAGCTCCCAGCCGGAGGTGGCCGCGGCCGCCGAACGGGTTCTGGCAGAGGTGGGGGTTCCCGATGTCCTGATCAACAATGCCGGGATCGTGCGCGGAAAGTACTTCTGGGAGCACACGGCGGCGGACATTGACGCCGTGATGCAGGTGAATGCGGTGGCGCCGATGCAGATCACCCGGGCGTTCCTGCCGCAGATGATCGCCCGCCGCACGCCGGTGCGGATCCTGAACGTCGCTTCGGCGTCGGGCACCCTGTCAGTGCCGAAGATGAGCGTTTACGCCGCCTCCAAGTGGGCAGTGATCGGTTGGAGCGATTCGCTGCGGCTGGAACTCAATGAAGCCGGCAACGGGCACATTCAGGTCACCACCCTGATTCCGAGCTACATCAAAACCGGCATGTTTGCCGGGGCCCGCGGCCCGCTGATGACGCCGCTGATGGAACCGCAGTATGTGGTGGACCGGGCGTGGGCTGCCCTGATGGAGGGCAAGGCCCGGATCCAGCTGCCGTGGACGGTGCCGCTGGGCAGCGCCCTGCGCGGGCTGCTGCCGCAGCCGCTGTGGGACGTGGTGGCCGGACGCGTGTTCAAGGTGTACCAGTCCATGGACCACTTCACCGGCCGCCCCGAAGCTCCGCCGGCGGCGGCACCGGCAGGCGCTCCCGCCGGCGCCGGCTCTCCGGAGAGCCACCGATGA
- a CDS encoding aldehyde dehydrogenase family protein, translated as MSAGALAEVSETLPERQISSAVAAVRRTYDSGRTRPLSWRRAQLQGLIRMLTEREAEFGAALARDLGKNPLEGYLTEISITRAEAEYTLKHLAQWTRSTRVPVPLGLLPASAKTEPQPLGVVLVIAPWNYPVQLLLAPLIGALAAGNAAVLKPSELAPATSATMAELLPQYLDPDAVVVIQGGQEASTALLAERFDSIFFTGGERVGRVVLQAAAKYLTPVTLELGGKSPAVVLDGNFAAIARRLVYGKLLNAGQTCVAPDYVLVTEAAAPKLRKHLVRAVAELFGKDPARSPDLGRIINEQHWDRLHGLLESGTVLAGGRGDRNSLYLEPTILTDVSPDSPVMQEEIFGPILPVLTVKDLDEAMAFINARPVPLASYLYTHSAAARKAFERGVRAGSVNHNVSTVQLAVPGLPFGGAGASGTGAYHGKFSFDTFSQLRPVFTKGTALDTLRVAYPPYNGLKRRLLRRLL; from the coding sequence ATGAGCGCCGGAGCCCTGGCAGAGGTCAGCGAAACCCTCCCGGAGCGGCAGATCAGCTCCGCGGTGGCAGCGGTGCGCCGGACCTACGACTCGGGCCGGACCCGTCCGCTGTCCTGGCGGCGGGCCCAGCTTCAGGGCCTGATCCGGATGCTGACCGAGCGCGAGGCTGAGTTCGGCGCCGCCCTGGCCCGGGACCTCGGCAAGAACCCGCTCGAGGGCTACCTGACCGAAATCTCCATCACCCGCGCCGAGGCCGAATACACGCTGAAGCACCTGGCGCAGTGGACCCGCAGCACCCGCGTTCCGGTGCCGCTGGGCCTGCTGCCCGCCTCAGCCAAGACCGAGCCGCAGCCGCTGGGCGTGGTGCTGGTCATCGCACCGTGGAACTATCCCGTGCAGCTGCTGCTGGCTCCGCTGATCGGCGCCCTGGCGGCCGGCAACGCCGCGGTGCTGAAGCCCTCGGAGCTGGCTCCCGCCACCTCGGCGACAATGGCGGAACTGCTGCCGCAGTACCTGGACCCGGACGCCGTCGTCGTCATCCAGGGCGGGCAGGAAGCCAGCACCGCGCTGCTGGCCGAGCGCTTCGACTCCATCTTTTTCACCGGCGGGGAACGGGTGGGCCGGGTGGTGCTGCAGGCCGCCGCCAAATACCTGACTCCGGTCACGCTGGAACTGGGCGGGAAGTCGCCCGCCGTCGTGCTGGACGGCAATTTCGCCGCCATCGCCCGCCGGCTGGTGTACGGGAAGCTGCTGAATGCCGGACAGACCTGCGTGGCGCCGGATTACGTGCTCGTCACCGAGGCGGCGGCACCCAAGCTGCGCAAGCACCTGGTCCGAGCGGTCGCCGAGCTGTTCGGGAAGGATCCGGCGCGGAGCCCGGACCTGGGCCGGATCATCAACGAACAGCACTGGGACCGGCTGCACGGTCTGCTGGAGAGCGGAACCGTGCTGGCCGGAGGACGCGGCGACCGGAACTCGCTGTACCTGGAGCCGACCATCCTGACCGATGTTTCCCCGGACTCTCCGGTGATGCAGGAAGAGATTTTTGGTCCCATCCTGCCCGTGCTGACCGTGAAGGACCTCGATGAGGCCATGGCGTTCATCAACGCCCGTCCGGTGCCGCTGGCGTCCTACCTGTACACGCACTCGGCAGCGGCCCGGAAGGCCTTTGAACGCGGGGTGCGGGCCGGCAGCGTGAACCACAACGTGAGCACGGTGCAGCTGGCCGTGCCCGGCCTGCCGTTCGGCGGCGCCGGCGCCAGCGGCACCGGCGCCTATCACGGCAAGTTCTCGTTCGACACGTTCAGCCAGCTGCGTCCGGTGTTCACCAAGGGCACCGCGCTGGACACGCTGCGGGTGGCCTATCCGCCGTACAACGGGCTCAAGCGGCGTTTGCTGCGCCGCCTGCTCTAA